The Terriglobia bacterium genomic sequence TTCATCGTCAAATTCGCGCCTGATCAGCGTGTTGCCCCCGGCCGCGTTGACATGCGTGCCCGGTTGCAGCCATTCGCCTTTCAGGACGGGGTCGCGGCTGTTCGTGATCGTCGTCACAATCTGGCTGGAGCGGACGGCATCCTCGGCGGATCGTGCCGCGACAAGTTGAGTCTTCACTTGAGGCTGCATCTTCTTAATGAATTCATAACGGCGCTCCGGCCGTTTGCTGACGATGAAGACCTGATTCATCCTCCGTACGGCATCGAGTGCGAGCAATTGCGTTTGGGCCTGCCAGCCGGCGCCGAAAATCGTGGCCTGGGTTGAATCGGCGTTGGAGAGAACCTGCGTTGCCAGACCGGTCGCCGCGCCGGTGCGTTTCTGTCCGAGAGCGTCGGCTTCCATCAGGGCAAGAAGCTCCATGGTCTGAGCGGAGTACAGAAAAAAGAAGAATTTCGCCTGGCCGCCTCCGACCGTGTAGGCCTTGTAGCCGAAGTATCCCGGGATTGCTCCCGCCATCAGATGCAGCGCGCCGCCAGGCACGCGAATCCGGCTGCGCGGGTTGTTCCAGGCGCGGCCGGCGCTCTGATCGCGAAAGGCCGCGTCGAGCACTTCGATGACTTCGGGCACAGCGACGAGGTTTTCGATCTCCTCTTCCTTAAGGTAGAGCGCTTTCATTTGGTTTCCATCACGAAGACGCCGTTCCAGT encodes the following:
- a CDS encoding ornithine cyclodeaminase family protein — its product is MKALYLKEEEIENLVAVPEVIEVLDAAFRDQSAGRAWNNPRSRIRVPGGALHLMAGAIPGYFGYKAYTVGGGQAKFFFFLYSAQTMELLALMEADALGQKRTGAATGLATQVLSNADSTQATIFGAGWQAQTQLLALDAVRRMNQVFIVSKRPERRYEFIKKMQPQVKTQLVAARSAEDAVRSSQIVTTITNSRDPVLKGEWLQPGTHVNAAGGNTLIRREFDDETVLRSNRIVVDSLDQCKLEAGEFVTAIETGKRHWEDFAELRDVIAGSKPGRAAASDITIFKSGGIAMEDVAIGKLVYERAVERGIGRHLDM